The Lancefieldella sp. Marseille-Q7238 genomic interval TATTCATCGCTTGATACCAGCTGCATAGACCACAGGCGAGCAAATAAGGCGGTAAAGACCGCGCCAACCGCCACGCTCAAGCCAACAAGCCGAGAAGAGAGTGTTTTTTCGGGAGAAGCGTCCGCGCCGCCGGAAGCCCGCGGGGAGCCTCCGCCGATATCAAACTTGAACGGAGAATTCTTTCTTCCGAACACCAGATAGATGATAATGAGTCCAATAGCAGCCAGAACACAGACTGCCACAATAACCAGCGTCAAATCCATAGCGATTTACCTCAAATGTTTCGCCGCACGCTTTGCGCCGCGAAACGCGCGCTCGCCGCCGAGAGAAGCATGTGAAACTTGTTGGCGTGAATACCTGTACACAAAGGGTAAAGACGCAAGCAGCGTCAGCGCGATTGTCGGTACGGCGATGAAACCAAAAGACCCTAGGAAGCTGGAGCTTTGCCCTAAAATGGAGGCAAATACTTGCTGCAGAACGGACACGATGCTGATAGCTATTGCCATCTGCCCCATTGAAGGGCCAAAATGACCTGCCAGGCGGTCACGCACTTCTCGCCCAAGGATATACGACATCACCGTCAGAAGCAGCGCCATAAGACCAACAGGGCTCGTTGAAGACAGGTCATACAGAAGTCCGGCGCAAAATCCGCAGATTGTTCCAGTTCTCCCGCCTACCTTCAGCGCCATGAGCGCCGCAAAAATCAAAGCGAAATTGATATGACCCTGCGCCAGCGAGATATTCGGAGCCAGGGCAAGCTGGAGAATCAGACACACGATGGCGAGCAGTGCCGTGGTGCGCAGCTCTTTATTTCTGTCAGCTACCTGCATGTCCCCTCCTTAATCCGTCCGGCCTGTCTCGCTATGCCGTTCGCTGTTCGTTGACGGCGAAACGGACGTGTTTCCGTTTGCGTCGGCGTTAGAACTAGTCGTACCCGTATTCTGCCCCGTTCCCGACGCAGAACTTGAAGAATCGCTTGAATTTTTGGTGTCGTTGCCATCCGAGCCCGAACCGTCACCAGAATCTGACCCCGATGACGAATTGCTGCCGGCGTTTTGAGCGTCGGCGTCGGAGATGTCAGAGGCTGTCGCCTTCTGCTCTTCCGTAAGCGAGGTAATGACCATGACCTCTTCATTGTTGGTCACATGACCGAGCGGCTCAACAACGATGGTGTAGTACAGCGCCCCCGGATTGGTTTCAACGCTCGTGACCTTGCCCAGCGGAAGTCCCTTGGGGAACACGCCACCAAGACCGCTTGCGACAACGGTATCTCCTACCTTAACCGTTTGGTCAGTACGCACCTGATTGAGCGTCAGCTGGCCTGATGCCGAACCCATCAACATGCCTTGAGCGCGGCTGGACTGCACCATAGCCGCGACGCCGGAATGCTCATCGGTAATAAGGCGCACCGTCGACGTCGTTGGACCCGCGGCGATAATCTGGCCGATAGCGGCCGAGCTGTCGGTTACCGGCATGCCAACCGCGAGGCCGGAGGTCGTACCTTTGTCGATGGTAACGGTCGAACTCCATGAATCGCTCGAACCGGAAATTACGCGCGCGCCGGTCGCCTGGAGATTGTAAGTATCGCGAAGGTCGAGAAGCCCCTGCAGCCGCTGCGCGGACGTATTGGCTTCCTCAAGCTCAGCGTTGCGGGAACGAAGCTGCTCGTTTTCCTCTTTCAGCTGCGTAAGCGTTTCCTGGCTAGCCGTAAGGTTGGAAAACACGTTGCCGATCCCTTGAAACGGCGCCGAAAAAGCCGAACCCACCAGACGAATAGGCATCGTAATAGTGGCAAAGCCGCCGCGTATCGCGGCGAAAGGTCCGCCTTCGCCCATGTGGACACCTGCGGTTAAAAGGACGGCAGAAAGTATCGTAAGGATGATAAATGTTCTGCCGCCGGTGTGCTTATTGCTATTTTCGTTGAGACTGGACGAGAAACCCCTTGTCCCGTTTGTAAGTGGCATCCTTATTAGCCTGCGCTTTGAACGAATCCACCGGAAAGCGCGTTGGCTTCAAGAACCTTGGCGCATCCCGTAACAACGTTTTCGAGCGCCGTCGGACTAACGTTGACTGGAACGCCCGTTTCCTCGCGCAGCCGCTGGTCAAGACCGCGAAGCAGACCGCCGCCGCCGGTAAGCAAAATACCGTAGTACATAAGATCTGAAGCAAGATCTGGAGGCGTCACGTCCAGCGCGTCTTTGACGGCCTTGGTAACTTCATCGAGCGGA includes:
- the mreD gene encoding rod shape-determining protein MreD, with product MQVADRNKELRTTALLAIVCLILQLALAPNISLAQGHINFALIFAALMALKVGGRTGTICGFCAGLLYDLSSTSPVGLMALLLTVMSYILGREVRDRLAGHFGPSMGQMAIAISIVSVLQQVFASILGQSSSFLGSFGFIAVPTIALTLLASLPFVYRYSRQQVSHASLGGERAFRGAKRAAKHLR
- the mreC gene encoding rod shape-determining protein MreC — its product is MPLTNGTRGFSSSLNENSNKHTGGRTFIILTILSAVLLTAGVHMGEGGPFAAIRGGFATITMPIRLVGSAFSAPFQGIGNVFSNLTASQETLTQLKEENEQLRSRNAELEEANTSAQRLQGLLDLRDTYNLQATGARVISGSSDSWSSTVTIDKGTTSGLAVGMPVTDSSAAIGQIIAAGPTTSTVRLITDEHSGVAAMVQSSRAQGMLMGSASGQLTLNQVRTDQTVKVGDTVVASGLGGVFPKGLPLGKVTSVETNPGALYYTIVVEPLGHVTNNEEVMVITSLTEEQKATASDISDADAQNAGSNSSSGSDSGDGSGSDGNDTKNSSDSSSSASGTGQNTGTTSSNADANGNTSVSPSTNSERHSETGRTD